A region from the Actinoplanes sp. OR16 genome encodes:
- a CDS encoding ABC transporter permease gives MRRSIVASPAAWLVWGAVIIFFIGLAGVIGSVVVNSFGVRWFDSWLPEAWTTQWYGQAWDEFTLLPVLTVTLIVCLLVAGISVLVGVPAAYVLARRAFPGSRLLYLLFLLPILMPPITYGIPLATVLYKYGLAGHLSGVVLANLVPSIPFVILTMTPFIEQIDPAVERAARMCGARTRHVFLRILAPLLIPGILASCILVVVRTVGMFELTFLTAGPDSQTLVVALFYSMSAAGIRAQQSVDAMAVIYCLMMLTLLVVALRFVNPTQLVARVKEDP, from the coding sequence ATGAGACGCTCCATCGTCGCCTCCCCCGCGGCCTGGCTGGTCTGGGGCGCGGTGATCATCTTCTTCATCGGGCTGGCCGGCGTGATCGGCTCGGTCGTGGTCAACTCGTTCGGGGTGCGCTGGTTCGACTCGTGGCTGCCCGAAGCCTGGACGACCCAGTGGTACGGCCAGGCCTGGGACGAGTTCACGCTGCTCCCGGTCCTGACCGTCACGCTGATCGTCTGCCTGCTGGTCGCCGGGATCTCGGTGCTGGTCGGCGTCCCCGCGGCCTACGTGCTGGCCCGCCGTGCCTTCCCCGGCAGCCGGCTGCTCTACCTGCTGTTCCTGCTCCCGATCCTGATGCCGCCGATCACGTACGGCATCCCGCTCGCCACCGTCCTCTACAAGTACGGGCTGGCGGGTCACCTGTCCGGCGTCGTCCTGGCGAACCTCGTGCCGTCGATCCCGTTCGTGATCCTGACGATGACCCCGTTCATCGAGCAGATCGATCCTGCCGTCGAGCGGGCCGCGAGGATGTGCGGCGCGCGTACCCGGCATGTCTTCCTCCGCATCCTCGCGCCGCTGCTCATCCCGGGCATCCTCGCCTCCTGCATCCTCGTGGTGGTCCGCACCGTCGGCATGTTCGAGCTGACGTTCCTGACCGCCGGCCCGGATTCGCAGACGCTCGTCGTCGCGCTCTTCTACTCGATGTCGGCCGCGGGCATCCGCGCTCAGCAATCGGTCGATGCGATGGCCGTCATCTACTGCCTCATGATGCTGACGCTGCTGGTCGTCGCCCTGCGTTTCGTCAACCCCACCCAGTTGGTCGCACGGGTCAAGGAGGATCCCTAA
- a CDS encoding ASCH domain-containing protein, translated as MSPLDMTAAASFWQASGLTGEYTVERFGDSAPLADALLELVLSGHKRATASLVRQFGASPLPRIGVHWIVCDGAGQPRVVLRTVSLRLGPFLSVTADFAHAEGENDRTRDGWLAAHRAYFTRVCGGAFDEETEEVLFERFEVAYRPEQA; from the coding sequence GTGTCCCCACTCGATATGACCGCTGCCGCTTCGTTCTGGCAGGCGTCCGGCCTGACCGGCGAGTACACCGTCGAGCGCTTCGGCGACAGCGCCCCGCTCGCCGACGCCCTGCTGGAACTCGTGCTCTCCGGCCACAAGCGGGCCACGGCGTCGCTGGTGCGGCAGTTCGGCGCTTCGCCCCTGCCCCGGATCGGCGTCCACTGGATCGTCTGCGACGGCGCCGGGCAGCCGCGGGTCGTGCTGCGCACGGTGTCGCTGCGCCTGGGCCCGTTCCTCAGCGTCACCGCGGACTTCGCGCACGCCGAGGGCGAGAACGACCGCACCCGCGACGGGTGGCTGGCCGCCCACCGAGCCTATTTCACCCGGGTCTGCGGCGGCGCGTTCGACGAGGAGACCGAGGAGGTCCTCTTCGAGCGTTTCGAGGTCGCCTACCGACCTGAGCAGGCCTGA
- the manD gene encoding D-mannonate dehydratase ManD: MRIVDARVIVTCPGRNFVTLKIVTDEGVHGVGDATLNGRELAVAAYLTEHVVPTLIGRDASRIEDTWQFLYKGAYWRRGPVTMTAIAAVDTALWDIKGKAAGLPVYQLLGGRSREGVTVYGHANAEDVESVLSEISGYVGLGYRAVRVQTGIPGLESTYGVGGDKMFYEPADAALPTENVWSTEHYLDHVPKVFAEVRNEFGPHLRLLHDVHHRLTPLEAARLGKSLEPYALTWMEDPVPAELQEGFRLIRQHTTTPIAVGEVFNSIWDCQELITAQLIDYIRATVVHAGGITHLRRIFDLAALHHVRSGSHGATDLSPICMAAALHLDIAIPNFGLQEYMRHTRETDAVFPHGYHFADGYLHPSETPGLGVDIDEELAADYPYRPASLPVNRLHDGTMHSW, translated from the coding sequence GTGAGAATCGTCGACGCCCGCGTCATCGTCACCTGCCCGGGGCGCAACTTCGTGACGCTGAAGATCGTCACGGACGAGGGTGTGCACGGGGTCGGCGACGCCACGCTCAACGGCCGGGAGCTGGCCGTCGCCGCCTATCTGACCGAGCACGTCGTGCCCACGCTCATCGGACGGGACGCCTCCCGGATCGAGGACACCTGGCAGTTCCTCTACAAGGGCGCCTATTGGCGTCGCGGGCCGGTCACGATGACGGCGATAGCGGCCGTCGACACGGCATTGTGGGATATCAAGGGAAAGGCCGCCGGGTTGCCCGTGTATCAATTGCTGGGTGGTCGGTCGCGTGAGGGTGTGACCGTTTATGGTCATGCGAACGCCGAGGATGTCGAGTCCGTTTTATCGGAAATTTCCGGATATGTTGGGTTGGGTTATCGGGCTGTTCGCGTGCAGACCGGCATCCCCGGGCTGGAGTCGACCTACGGCGTCGGCGGCGACAAGATGTTCTACGAGCCGGCCGACGCGGCACTGCCCACCGAGAACGTCTGGTCCACCGAGCACTACCTGGACCACGTGCCGAAGGTCTTCGCCGAGGTGCGCAACGAGTTCGGCCCTCATCTGCGCCTCCTCCACGACGTCCACCACCGGCTGACCCCGCTCGAGGCGGCCCGGCTCGGCAAGTCCCTGGAACCCTATGCGCTGACCTGGATGGAGGACCCGGTCCCGGCCGAGCTGCAGGAGGGTTTCCGCCTGATCCGGCAGCACACGACGACGCCGATCGCGGTCGGCGAGGTGTTCAACTCCATCTGGGACTGCCAGGAGCTGATCACCGCGCAGCTCATCGACTACATCCGCGCCACCGTCGTGCACGCCGGCGGCATCACCCACCTGCGCCGGATCTTCGACCTGGCCGCCCTCCACCACGTCCGCAGCGGCTCGCACGGCGCCACCGACCTGTCCCCGATCTGCATGGCGGCGGCCCTGCACCTGGACATCGCGATCCCGAACTTCGGCCTGCAGGAGTACATGCGCCACACGCGAGAGACCGACGCGGTGTTCCCGCACGGCTACCACTTCGCCGACGGCTACCTGCACCCCTCCGAAACCCCCGGCCTCGGCGTCGACATCGACGAGGAACTGGCGGCCGACTACCCCTACCGCCCGGCGTCCCTGCCGGTCAACCGCCTCCACGACGGAACGATGCACAGCTGGTAA
- a CDS encoding ABC transporter ATP-binding protein, whose product MSGFELLRLDGVTRRFGDADALSDLSLEIRRGEFIALLGPSGCGKSTALNCLAGLLPLTGGSIWRDDTRLDTLPPERRGFGMVFQNYALFPHMSVQKNVSFGLQMHGVARAEARRRTTEAIRLVHLEEHATKLPGQLSGGQQQRVAIARAVVIEPSLVLMDEPLSNLDAKLRLEMRTEIRRLHQSLGLTTVYVTHDQEEALSLSDRLVVLRDGRVQQIGTPEEVHTRPANRHVADFMGYRNLLHGRAFGGAFAFQHSPDVRVKGTPVVRLGDGDPAVAAIRPEDISLDGDLEATVDVVEYQGREFTAEVRTADGLVLHLRTGRRLAVGDPLKVGFPADRLLIFGMETA is encoded by the coding sequence GTGAGCGGTTTCGAGCTGCTCCGCCTCGACGGCGTGACCCGGCGGTTCGGTGACGCCGACGCGCTGAGCGACCTGAGTCTGGAGATCCGGCGGGGCGAGTTCATCGCCCTGCTGGGCCCCTCCGGATGCGGCAAGTCGACGGCGCTGAACTGCCTGGCCGGTCTGCTGCCCCTCACCGGCGGCAGCATCTGGCGCGACGACACGAGGCTGGACACCCTCCCGCCCGAACGACGCGGGTTCGGCATGGTCTTCCAGAACTACGCCCTCTTCCCGCACATGTCCGTACAGAAGAATGTCTCTTTCGGTCTGCAGATGCACGGCGTGGCCCGCGCCGAGGCACGGCGAAGGACCACCGAGGCGATCCGGCTCGTGCATCTCGAGGAGCATGCGACGAAGCTGCCCGGCCAGCTCTCCGGCGGTCAGCAGCAGCGCGTCGCGATCGCCCGGGCCGTCGTGATCGAGCCGTCGCTCGTGCTGATGGACGAGCCGCTCTCCAACCTGGACGCCAAGCTGCGCCTGGAGATGCGCACCGAGATCCGCCGGCTGCACCAGTCGCTCGGACTGACCACCGTCTACGTCACACACGATCAGGAGGAGGCGCTGTCGCTCTCTGATCGCCTGGTGGTGCTGCGCGACGGGCGCGTCCAGCAGATCGGCACGCCGGAGGAGGTGCACACCCGTCCCGCGAATCGGCACGTCGCCGATTTCATGGGCTATCGCAATCTCCTGCATGGCCGGGCTTTCGGCGGCGCTTTCGCTTTCCAGCATTCTCCGGACGTACGGGTGAAAGGCACGCCCGTCGTCCGGCTGGGCGACGGCGATCCGGCCGTCGCCGCGATCCGTCCCGAGGACATCAGCCTCGACGGTGATCTGGAGGCGACCGTCGATGTCGTGGAATACCAGGGCCGGGAGTTCACCGCGGAGGTACGCACCGCGGACGGCCTGGTGTTGCATCTGCGGACCGGGCGGCGGCTCGCGGTGGGCGATCCCCTGAAGGTCGGCTTCCCCGCCGACCGGCTGCTGATCTTCGGAATGGAGACGGCGTGA
- a CDS encoding basic amino acid/polyamine antiporter → MTATETTTTQKLTLLTMTSMVVGGMVGAGVFSLPRRFAEETGVIGALIAWLIAGAGMLMLAFVFQTLAMRKPDLDAGVYAYAKAGFGEYLGFFSAFGYWASACVGNVTYWVLIMSTLGAVAPAFGDGDTLLAVLCSTAGIWLFFYLVQRGVKDAAVLNRVVTIAKVVPILVFVLLALFALDPAVFAGNLRGGVGYGSLFEQVKGTMLVTVFVFLGVEGASVYSRHAKRRQDVGRATILGFLSVFAVFASVTIVSYGILPAAEIAQLRQPSMGGVLEAAVGPWGKAFVSVGLVVSVLGAYLAWTLMAAEVLYVAAKDDDMPRFLGRTRRGDVPFPALLLTSILVQVVLIITYFSEDAFNFALDLTSALSLIPFLLAAGYALRIADKAGEKVVATLAVLYTIFLLFAAGPKFILVSFIVYAPATLLFVKARREQGRQLFSGRELVILAVSVIGAVAGITALAAGWISI, encoded by the coding sequence GTGACGGCTACCGAGACCACGACCACCCAGAAGCTGACGCTGCTGACGATGACCTCGATGGTCGTCGGCGGCATGGTCGGCGCCGGCGTGTTCTCGCTGCCCCGGCGCTTCGCCGAGGAGACGGGCGTCATCGGGGCGCTGATCGCGTGGCTGATCGCCGGTGCGGGCATGCTCATGCTGGCGTTCGTCTTCCAGACCCTCGCGATGCGGAAACCCGATCTGGACGCCGGCGTCTACGCGTACGCCAAAGCGGGTTTCGGCGAATATCTCGGCTTCTTCTCCGCCTTCGGGTACTGGGCCAGCGCCTGCGTCGGCAACGTGACCTACTGGGTCCTGATCATGTCGACGCTGGGCGCGGTGGCCCCGGCGTTCGGTGACGGCGACACGCTGCTCGCCGTGCTCTGCTCGACCGCCGGCATCTGGCTCTTCTTCTACCTGGTGCAACGCGGCGTGAAGGACGCCGCGGTGCTGAACCGGGTCGTGACGATCGCCAAGGTCGTACCGATCCTGGTCTTCGTCCTGCTCGCCCTCTTCGCCCTCGACCCGGCGGTGTTCGCCGGCAACCTGCGCGGCGGCGTCGGCTACGGCTCACTGTTCGAGCAGGTCAAGGGCACGATGCTGGTGACCGTCTTCGTGTTCCTCGGCGTCGAGGGCGCGAGCGTCTACTCCCGGCACGCGAAGCGGCGGCAGGACGTCGGCCGGGCCACGATCCTCGGTTTCCTCAGTGTGTTCGCCGTCTTCGCCTCGGTGACGATCGTGTCGTACGGGATTCTGCCCGCCGCCGAGATCGCGCAGCTGCGCCAGCCGTCGATGGGCGGCGTCCTGGAGGCGGCGGTCGGGCCCTGGGGCAAGGCGTTCGTGAGCGTCGGCCTGGTCGTCTCGGTGCTCGGCGCGTACCTCGCGTGGACGCTGATGGCCGCCGAGGTGCTCTACGTGGCGGCCAAGGACGACGACATGCCGCGGTTCCTCGGGCGTACCCGGCGCGGCGACGTGCCGTTCCCGGCGCTGCTGCTCACCAGCATCCTGGTGCAGGTCGTCCTGATCATCACGTACTTCTCCGAGGACGCCTTCAACTTCGCGCTGGACCTGACGAGCGCGCTGAGTCTCATCCCGTTCCTGCTTGCCGCCGGATACGCGCTGCGCATCGCGGACAAAGCCGGCGAGAAGGTCGTCGCGACGCTGGCCGTCCTCTACACGATCTTCCTGCTCTTCGCGGCCGGGCCGAAGTTCATCCTCGTCTCGTTCATCGTCTACGCCCCGGCCACGCTGCTCTTCGTGAAGGCCCGCCGGGAGCAGGGCCGGCAGCTCTTCTCCGGCCGGGAACTCGTCATCCTCGCCGTTTCCGTGATCGGCGCCGTCGCCGGCATCACCGCGCTCGCCGCGGGCTGGATCTCCATCTGA
- a CDS encoding GH92 family glycosyl hydrolase: MPLRHWLAAGLAVLLSPSPASAAPAELDPFDAVDQFIGTEFDTTQNKSNDAYGNTFPGAALPFGMVQPSPTTYKPGNALVGEKGGYEYTANLIRGFGMTRYSGTGCTGRYGGYEFPTIPYAGDTLPVNPSADIKGYYLGFDHANEVAEPGYYRVTTDNGITTELTATTRTAVARYDFAAKSTLIVDVSGPNNRTFGSEVTIDPATRTVSGWMFGADVCDVGNTYKAYFSTTYDQPFTGYGTWNDADLTPGSTHAVKAGTDTSVDYRHDTGAWVTFADGVAVTAKTGFSYVSVANAAANRDRETKKKTIEDIRGDARRAWEKALGTVDVKGGTDEQRIKLYTALYHSFLHPNIRDDVNGEYLGYDKRLHTIGRNEHFYQNLNFAGSGWDMYRSQAQLIALTFPDVAQDLSRSIVAMVQQTGSWAPGTARMQGDNYQVVLATLDDMGATGYDREAALASMVATQRLPATRTTRSEAFQYFATGMIENRKGDFATSRVLEYAVDDFAISQLAERLGDTANRDFFLARSQSWMNVFDPVTGHIRPRERTGFDRSFDLRVREDGAGRGQFNQSTGYQYGWMVPHNMATLIAKRGGADAATAALDVLMADLDSGAYTKTGNYLSNQAAFGTPWVHHWLGQPAKTTDVLYRAVTEMYDTTPSGLPGNDDQGSLSAWYVFANIGLYPAIYGTGDLLVSAPMFDRVTIGKLKIKAHGVAAGKRYTTGLRVNGRTQQANWIPARTTGTLDMTVSATPGDWGKVTPRSWTGGADARNNIGTTPDGQGSLGSLDLSDWSLSRPQLAQAGAAPGAKIGAFTWPDTAPGEPDNWIPHGQRIDLQDAAATSVSFLGLATNGPATGVARVEYTDGTSQDVSVTFGDWAAAAPSGNIAMVTLGGRNNAGGTSGSGTFRIFATTPAALDPTKIVDAVVLPESTDRGVMHVFDVAVS, from the coding sequence ATGCCCCTACGTCACTGGCTGGCCGCCGGCTTGGCCGTGCTGCTGTCACCCAGCCCCGCTTCCGCCGCACCCGCGGAGCTCGACCCGTTCGACGCCGTCGACCAGTTCATCGGCACCGAGTTCGACACCACCCAGAACAAGAGCAACGACGCGTACGGCAACACGTTCCCCGGCGCCGCGCTCCCGTTCGGCATGGTGCAGCCCAGCCCGACCACCTACAAGCCCGGCAACGCGCTGGTCGGCGAGAAGGGCGGTTACGAGTACACCGCGAACCTGATCCGCGGCTTCGGGATGACCCGGTACTCGGGGACGGGTTGCACCGGGCGGTACGGCGGATACGAGTTCCCGACGATCCCGTACGCAGGCGACACCCTGCCGGTGAACCCGTCCGCCGACATCAAGGGCTACTACCTGGGTTTCGACCACGCGAACGAGGTGGCCGAGCCCGGGTACTACCGGGTCACGACCGACAACGGCATCACGACCGAGCTCACGGCGACCACCCGCACGGCCGTCGCGAGATACGACTTCGCCGCGAAGTCCACCCTGATCGTCGACGTCAGCGGCCCCAACAACCGCACCTTCGGCAGCGAGGTCACGATCGACCCCGCGACCCGGACCGTCAGCGGCTGGATGTTCGGCGCCGACGTCTGCGACGTGGGGAACACCTACAAGGCGTACTTCTCCACGACCTACGACCAGCCGTTCACCGGTTACGGCACGTGGAACGACGCCGACCTGACCCCCGGCAGCACGCACGCCGTCAAGGCCGGGACCGACACGAGCGTCGACTACCGGCACGACACCGGCGCCTGGGTGACGTTCGCCGACGGCGTGGCGGTCACCGCGAAGACCGGCTTCAGCTATGTGAGCGTCGCGAACGCCGCCGCGAACCGTGATCGCGAGACGAAGAAGAAGACGATCGAGGACATCCGCGGCGACGCGAGACGGGCCTGGGAGAAAGCCCTGGGTACGGTCGACGTCAAGGGCGGCACGGACGAGCAGCGGATCAAGCTCTACACCGCCCTCTACCACTCGTTCCTGCACCCCAACATCCGCGACGACGTCAACGGCGAGTACCTCGGCTACGACAAGCGGCTGCACACGATCGGCAGGAACGAGCACTTCTACCAGAACCTGAACTTCGCCGGCTCCGGCTGGGACATGTACCGCAGCCAGGCCCAGCTCATCGCGCTGACGTTCCCGGACGTGGCGCAGGACCTGAGCCGGTCGATCGTGGCGATGGTCCAGCAGACCGGATCCTGGGCGCCCGGCACGGCCCGCATGCAGGGCGACAACTACCAGGTCGTCCTCGCGACCCTCGATGACATGGGCGCCACCGGCTACGACCGTGAGGCGGCGCTGGCGAGCATGGTGGCGACGCAGAGGCTGCCGGCCACCCGCACCACCCGCAGCGAGGCGTTCCAATACTTCGCCACCGGGATGATCGAGAACCGGAAGGGCGACTTCGCCACCTCCCGCGTCCTCGAGTACGCGGTCGACGACTTCGCGATCTCGCAGCTGGCGGAACGGCTCGGCGACACCGCGAACCGGGACTTCTTCCTGGCCCGCTCGCAGAGCTGGATGAACGTGTTCGACCCGGTGACCGGGCACATCCGGCCGCGCGAGCGCACCGGGTTCGACCGCTCGTTCGACCTGCGGGTTCGCGAGGACGGCGCCGGCCGGGGCCAGTTCAACCAATCCACCGGCTATCAGTACGGGTGGATGGTGCCCCACAACATGGCGACGCTCATCGCGAAGCGTGGCGGGGCGGACGCCGCCACGGCCGCTCTCGACGTACTCATGGCTGATCTTGATTCTGGGGCTTACACGAAGACCGGGAACTATCTGTCGAACCAGGCGGCGTTCGGCACGCCCTGGGTCCATCACTGGCTCGGTCAGCCCGCGAAGACGACGGACGTGCTCTACCGGGCCGTCACCGAGATGTACGACACGACACCGTCCGGCCTGCCCGGCAACGACGATCAGGGTTCGCTGAGCGCCTGGTACGTCTTCGCCAACATCGGCCTCTATCCGGCGATCTACGGCACCGGGGATCTGCTGGTCAGCGCGCCGATGTTCGACCGCGTCACGATCGGCAAGCTGAAGATCAAGGCGCACGGGGTCGCCGCCGGCAAGCGCTACACGACGGGCCTGCGGGTCAACGGCAGGACGCAGCAGGCGAACTGGATCCCGGCGCGGACCACCGGCACTCTCGACATGACCGTGTCGGCCACTCCGGGTGACTGGGGGAAGGTCACGCCGCGTTCCTGGACCGGCGGCGCCGACGCGCGCAACAACATCGGGACCACGCCGGACGGTCAGGGCAGCCTCGGCTCCCTCGACCTCAGTGACTGGTCGCTCTCGCGCCCGCAACTGGCTCAGGCCGGCGCGGCACCGGGCGCGAAGATCGGTGCCTTCACCTGGCCGGATACCGCTCCCGGCGAGCCGGACAACTGGATTCCGCACGGCCAGCGCATCGATCTGCAGGACGCCGCCGCGACCAGCGTGTCGTTCCTCGGCCTGGCCACCAACGGACCGGCCACGGGTGTCGCGCGCGTGGAGTACACCGACGGCACCAGCCAGGACGTCTCGGTCACCTTCGGCGACTGGGCGGCGGCCGCGCCCTCCGGCAACATCGCGATGGTCACCCTCGGCGGTCGCAACAACGCCGGCGGTACGAGCGGAAGCGGCACCTTCCGGATCTTCGCGACCACGCCGGCCGCCCTCGATCCGACGAAGATCGTCGATGCCGTGGTGCTCCCGGAGTCCACCGACCGGGGTGTGATGCACGTGTTCGACGTCGCTGTTTCCTGA
- a CDS encoding ABC transporter permease — protein MTTATVAFRHRLAERGVDRQMLLLVPATVFVVALFIYPFAYGIAVSLQPAEGGVLGAYRAFFTDAYQRDTIATTLLIALPAALLNVAASVPVAYRMRGRFRGKRVLTTILVVPITLGTVLTAEGLLNFLGPAGWLNRFLMTSGLTDAPVRLTNNYWGVFLSLVITGFPFAFLLVLSYLSGIDPSLERAAATLGAGWRQRFLRITLPLLAPGLATTFCLTFVLAFSVFPSAILVGDPSGSTRVISIAAYEAAYVRYDYAGASAAAIVMGAVELAVIAVVLGLRGFLYTGSTAGGKG, from the coding sequence GTGACCACCGCGACGGTCGCGTTCCGGCACCGGCTCGCCGAACGCGGCGTGGACCGGCAGATGCTGCTGCTCGTGCCGGCCACGGTCTTCGTGGTGGCGCTCTTCATCTACCCGTTCGCCTACGGGATCGCCGTCTCGCTGCAACCTGCCGAGGGTGGGGTGCTCGGCGCGTACCGGGCCTTCTTCACCGATGCCTACCAGCGGGACACCATCGCCACCACCCTGCTCATCGCGCTCCCCGCCGCTCTGCTGAACGTCGCCGCCTCGGTGCCCGTGGCGTACCGGATGAGGGGCCGTTTCCGGGGAAAACGGGTGCTCACCACGATCCTGGTCGTGCCGATCACGCTGGGTACGGTGCTGACCGCCGAAGGGCTGCTCAACTTCCTCGGACCGGCCGGCTGGCTCAACCGCTTCCTCATGACGAGCGGGCTGACGGACGCGCCGGTGCGGCTCACGAACAACTACTGGGGCGTGTTCCTCTCGCTGGTCATCACCGGTTTCCCGTTCGCGTTCCTGCTCGTCCTCTCCTACCTGTCCGGCATCGATCCGAGCCTGGAACGCGCCGCCGCGACGCTCGGGGCGGGATGGCGGCAGCGGTTCCTCCGCATCACCCTGCCGCTGCTCGCGCCCGGGCTGGCGACCACGTTCTGCCTCACGTTCGTGCTGGCCTTCAGCGTCTTCCCGTCGGCCATCCTGGTCGGCGACCCGTCCGGCAGCACCCGGGTCATCTCGATCGCCGCCTACGAGGCGGCCTACGTCCGGTACGACTACGCCGGCGCGTCGGCAGCCGCGATCGTCATGGGCGCCGTCGAACTGGCCGTGATCGCCGTGGTCCTGGGCCTGCGCGGGTTCCTCTACACCGGATCGACAGCGGGAGGAAAAGGATGA